A window of Candidatus Poribacteria bacterium genomic DNA:
GTCGCCAGGATGATGACGATGTCGCGCAGGGACTCGATGCCGTCCATCTCCGCGCAGAACATCGGAACGACGGTGTTCGAGATATTGTGGGATCGGAGCGCGCGCCGGGTTCCCAGCACCGCCTCGGCTTCATCGATGAAAACGAACGGCAGGATGCCCTGCTTCCGCTTCTCCCTCGCGAGGGCGAATATCTCGCGCACCTTCCGCTCCGACTCGCCCAGCCACATGTTCAGGATTTCGGGCCCCTTGATGTGCAGAAACTGGCCCTCGATCTGCTTGCCGGCTTCCTTCTTGAGCTGCTCGACCAGGTTGTGGGCGGTCGCCTTGCCGATGAGCGTCTTGCCGCAGCCGGGCGGCCCGTAGAGCAGGAACCCTTTCGGCGTCTTGAACTGGAACCGCTCGAAGAGATCGGGGTGCAGAACCGGCATCTCGATCGCGTCCTTGATGGCGCGGATCGCCTCGTCCTGCCCACCGACCTTCTCCCACGGGAGCTCGGGAACCTCGTCGAGGTAGTAGTCCTTGGTCTCCTGGGCTGGGAACACTTCCAGCGCAACCCGCGAGGAGGCGTCCACGCGGACCTCGTCCCCCGTCTTGATCCGGCTGTCGCGGATCGCGTCGGAACGCTCCAGCACGGCGGACGCGCCGCTCGGTTCCTGCCCGATGCGGATGCGCCCGTCTTCCAGCGCGTTGGCGACGCGTGTGATCGCGCCCGTCGGGGCATAGCCCAAGTCGCCGACGACGACGTAGGCTTCGTTGAGCAGCACGCGCGTCCCGACGCGGAACGTGGACACGTCGAGCTGCGGATCGATGTTCGAGAAGTAGTCGGAACCCCCGAGCGCGACGTGGGCGATGCCCTCGCGCGGCTGTCCCAGGTAGACGCCAATACGGTTCGCCGGCGACGTCAGCTTCGTCACCGCCTCTTCCAGCTCGGCGATGGCTTGTTGGACGTCCTCGAACGCCTGTTCGTCCTCGATGATCTGCCGGCGCAACTGGTACAGAATGGACCTTCGGGCGTCGCGCTCGTCGGTCGCTGCCAGCAACTCGTTCACAAGGGCGAACGCGCGATCCCCGAACGGGCGGCCTCGCCGGGTTCGATCCGAGTCCTCACCTAGAGGCCTTCCGCGCCGTTCGTCGTCCGGCGTGAACCGGTCGGCGTCGCGGTCCTTGGGGCTCCGCATGTGTCACCTCTTCTCGTCAGATCGCCGGCAGAACCGTCTAGGGCATGAGCCCGGGGAATCGGATGCCCGCGGTCTCGTCGAGTCCCGCCATCAGATTCAGGTTCTGGACGACCGCGCCCGATGCGCCCTTCACGAGGTTGTCGAGAACACTCGTGACGACAACACGACCGACGCGCGGATCGACCTCCAAGCTGATGTGGACGTTGTTGCTGCCAAGAACGGCTTTCGTCTGGGCGTACTCGCCGGCATCCAGCACCTGCACGAACGGCTCCGCCTTGAACCGAGTGAAGTACGCGTCGAGCAGCTCGCCCGTGGACATCGGTCGGCGCAACGTCGCGTAGATCGTGGAGAGGATGCCGCGCGTCATGGGCATCAGATGCGGCGTGAAGCTCACGCGAACCGTCTCGCCGGCTGCTGCCGTCAGCTCCTGCTCGATCTCGGGCGTGTGGCGGTGCACGCCGATGTTGTACGCGGTCAGGTTGGACTCCCGGTTCGCAAAGTGGGTCTTCTCGTCCGCCTTCTTGCCGGCGCCGGAGATGCCGGACTTCGAGTCGATGATGATGGAATCCGGCTCGACGAATCCGTTCTCGACCAAGGGCATCGCCCCCAGAATGGCGCTGGTCGGATAGCATCCGGGGTTGGCGACCAGATCGGCTGAGCGGATCGCGTCCCGGTATCGCTCCGGCAGCCCGTAGACAGCTTGGGACAAGAGGTCTGGTGTCGTGTGCTGGGACTTGTACCAAGACTCGTAGTCGTCTGCGCTATGCAGGCGGTAGTCGGCACTGAAGTCGATGACGCGCAGCCCTGCGCCCAACAGCACAGGCGCGAAGTCCTGAGCGACCTTGTGCGGAACCGCGAGCACGGCGACGTCGATGCGATCCCGAAGGGCATCGAGGTCGAA
This region includes:
- a CDS encoding N-acetyl-gamma-glutamyl-phosphate reductase, which translates into the protein MRIAIVGASGYTSSELIRLLVSHPGGIDLVAVTSETYPGVQVTRAMPNLRGYCDLSFESFDLDALRDRIDVAVLAVPHKVAQDFAPVLLGAGLRVIDFSADYRLHSADDYESWYKSQHTTPDLLSQAVYGLPERYRDAIRSADLVANPGCYPTSAILGAMPLVENGFVEPDSIIIDSKSGISGAGKKADEKTHFANRESNLTAYNIGVHRHTPEIEQELTAAAGETVRVSFTPHLMPMTRGILSTIYATLRRPMSTGELLDAYFTRFKAEPFVQVLDAGEYAQTKAVLGSNNVHISLEVDPRVGRVVVTSVLDNLVKGASGAVVQNLNLMAGLDETAGIRFPGLMP
- a CDS encoding AAA family ATPase, producing MRSPKDRDADRFTPDDERRGRPLGEDSDRTRRGRPFGDRAFALVNELLAATDERDARRSILYQLRRQIIEDEQAFEDVQQAIAELEEAVTKLTSPANRIGVYLGQPREGIAHVALGGSDYFSNIDPQLDVSTFRVGTRVLLNEAYVVVGDLGYAPTGAITRVANALEDGRIRIGQEPSGASAVLERSDAIRDSRIKTGDEVRVDASSRVALEVFPAQETKDYYLDEVPELPWEKVGGQDEAIRAIKDAIEMPVLHPDLFERFQFKTPKGFLLYGPPGCGKTLIGKATAHNLVEQLKKEAGKQIEGQFLHIKGPEILNMWLGESERKVREIFALAREKRKQGILPFVFIDEAEAVLGTRRALRSHNISNTVVPMFCAEMDGIESLRDIVIILATNRPDLIDPAILRPGRIDRKIKVTRPDRDGTREIFRIYLNESLPISADLVVEHDGSASAAVDTLIEAAMEDLFARRDDTRFLEVTLNSGTVEVLHRGDLVSGAIVASIVERAKELAIKRSVAQGEESGITRDDVVDSIAQEYRENDIFPPSDNADDWLKLIDYDPENVARVSPIRPKKGGARRRDGIL